From a single Drosophila sulfurigaster albostrigata strain 15112-1811.04 chromosome 3, ASM2355843v2, whole genome shotgun sequence genomic region:
- the LOC133843326 gene encoding RWD domain-containing protein 2A, protein MELASYRRCIGQQLEELELLSSIYCGAGELQLLDAGVVADFNEFMASDAVVLRSHLEYIIKLSISGKACVDVRIELPHLYPRLELARITVHTTLLGKLKEQRLKADIDAHLAEQRDAEEAYIFQLLTWLQEHIETLMLRPESELENQQLEEEQPKAGSLERLWIYSHHIKSSAKRQEIVRQARQLDLSGFSRPGKPGIICVEGQPEQVQQYWRDIKSLRWQKITLIKTEQHQRKRFFDKFSEQLFNASDDGNDEGVMNMGQFIKFLEAHGTGYMKSELFGLV, encoded by the coding sequence ATGGAGCTGGCAAGCTATCGACGTTGCATTGGCCAGCAACTGGAGGAACTCGAGCTGCTTAGCTCCATTTACTGCGGCGCCGGCGAGCTGCAGTTGCTCGACGCCGGCGTCGTTGCGGATTTCAATGAGTTTATGGCCTCAGATGCTGTTGTGCTGCGCTCCCACCTCGAGTACATCATAAAGCTGTCCATTTCGGGCAAAGCTTGTGTGGACGTGCGTATTGAGTTGCCACACTTGTATCCCCGGCTGGAGCTGGCTAGGATTACTGTGCACACCACGTTGCTGGGCAAACTGAAGGAGCAGCGCCTCAAGGCCGACATTGACGCACATTTGGCGGAGCAGCGTGACGCTGAGGAAGCATATATTTTCCAACTTCTTACTTGGCTGCAGGAGCACATTGAGACGTTAATGTTGCGGCCGGAGAGTGAACTAGAAAATCAGCAGCTGGAAGAGGAGCAGCCAAAGGCTGGAAGTTTGGAAAGGCTTTGGATCTACTCGCATCACATTAAGTCGAGTGCCAAGAGACAGGAGATAGTGCGACAAGCCCGCCAGTTGGATCTCAGCGGATTTAGCCGACCCGGCAAACCGGGTATCATCTGCGTTGAGGGTCAGCCGGAGCAAGTGCAGCAATACTGGCGGGATATTAAGTCGCTGCGCTGGCAGAAGATTACCTTGATTAAAACGGAACAGCATCAGCGAAAACGTTTCTTCGACAAGTTCAGTGAGCAGCTCTTTAATGCCAGCGATGATGGCAACGACGAAGGCGTTATGAACATGGGCCAATTCATTAAGTTTTTGGAGGCCCACGGCACTGGCTACATGAAATCTGAGTTGTTTGGCTTAGTCTGa
- the LOC133843325 gene encoding uncharacterized protein LOC133843325, translating to MAKLRELAPELADVARSELNEDAASRDAIIVAFRTWINEQNYLEARTDDQFLVAFLRFCLWDLEEAKKRIVFFYNYKSKERGLLKSRSVDDKLLELARSGIFATLPNPIGPGGPRIHYTRMGHIETSKHSVTDIFRFHAFRSEIEINTDDNWNIAGVVEIIDFTKIPYSLLLQFDPSLFKRMNAFLEHGIPTNLVATHIVNASRETQFVLTIIRNVMKQKELLHIHPNVESLQKAIGKEYLPVELGGDNGSLNDAMSRYEAQFNSFASYFIDDERFGVDEKLRAANEKEQQRNAQLVSGVTGEEGSFRKLNFD from the exons ATGGCCAAATTACGAGAGCTGGCGCCAGAGTTGGCAGACGTAGCGCGCTCTGAGCTCAACGAGGATGCAGCAAGTAGGGATGCAATCATTGTGGCATTCCGCACATGGATTAACGAACAGAACTACCTGGAGGCTCGCACCGACGATCAGTTCTTGGTTGCATTTCTGCGATTCTGCCTGTGGGACTTGGAAGAAGCCAAGAAACGCATTGTGTTCTTCTACAACTACAAGTCCAAAGAGCGTGGACTGCTCAAAAGTCGATCCGTAGACGACAAGTTGCTTGAACTGGCCAGATCGGG CATATTCGCTACGTTGCCAAATCCGATTGGACCTGGTGGCCCTCGTATTCACTATACACGCATGGGACACATTGAGACTTCCAAGCACAGTGTCACTGACATCTTTCGCTTCCATGCCTTCCGCTCCGAAATCGAGATCAATACAGACGACAATTGGAACATTGCTGGCGTTGTTGAGATTATTGATTTCACTAAAATACCATAttcattgctgctgcagttcgATCCAAGTCTGTTTAAACGCATGAACGCCTTCCTGGAGCATGGTATTCCCACGAATTTAGTGGCCACGCACATTGTGAACGCCTCGCGTGAAACGCAATTTGTACTCACCATAATCCGAAATGTGATGAAGCAGAAGGAACTG CTGCATATACATCCCAATGTCGAGTCGCTGCAGAAAGCCATTGGCAAGGAGTACCTACCAGTGGAGCTAGGTGGTGATAATGGTTCGCTCAACGATGCTATGTCCCGCTACGAGGCACAGTTCAACAGCTTTGCATCCTACTTCATTGATGACGAGCGTTTCGGTGTCGATGAGAAGCTGCGCGCGGCCAACGAGAAGGAGCAGCAACGCAATGCGCAGCTGGTGTCTGGTGTCACCGGAGAAGAGGGCTCCTTTCGCAAGTTGAACTTCGATTGA
- the LOC133843330 gene encoding glutathione S-transferase theta-1-like — MSKAIKYYYDLLSPPSRALWIALKLAKTPFEDCPVALRKKEQLTDEYKRINRFQKVPALVDGNFHLSESVAMVRYLADSKKLTEQLYPTSLEERGRIDEYLEWQHLNLRLPCSLYFREGWLFPANGIKPKPKQEQIDKLIKNVEAAFGQLERLWLEKDYLLGPNLTVADLFSSSDIEQLKLCQYTVSEKKFPKVAKWLERVREASQPHHELAHAFLNKKPQQAAQSKA, encoded by the exons ATGTctaaagcaattaaatacTATTACGATTTATTGTCCCCCCCATCGCGTGCTCTTTGGATTGCGCTAAAATTGGCGAAAACGCCATTCGAAGATTGTCCCGTGGCATTGCGCAAAA AGGAACAACTGACTGATGAGTACAAGCGCATCAATCGTTTCCAGAAAGTTCCTGCCTTGGTCGATGGAAACTTTCATCTCTCCGAGAGTGTGGCCATGGTGCG CTATCTGGCCGATTCAAAGAAGCTTACCGAGCAGCTGTATCCCACTTCCTTAGAAGAACGCGGTCGTATTGATGAATATTTGGAATGGCAGCACTTGAACTTGCGTTTACCCTGTAGCCTATACTTTCGGGAGGGCTGGCTCTTCCCCGCAAACGGAATTAAGCCCAAGCCAAAACAGGAGCAAATcgacaaattaattaaaaatgttgaagcCGCTTTTGGTCAGTTGGAACGCCTATGGTTGGAAAAAGACTATTTACTTGGCCCGAACTTAACGGTTGCTGATTTGTTCAGCTCCTCCGACATTGAACAACTCA AGCTCTGCCAGTACACTGTAAGCGAAAAGAAGTTCCCGAAGGTGGCAAAATGGTTAGAACGTGTACGTGAAGCTAGTCAACCACATCATGAGCTGGCTCATGCATTTCTTAACAAGAAGCCTCAGCAAGCTGCTCAAAGCAAGGCTTAG
- the LOC133843324 gene encoding alpha-tocopherol transfer protein: MSSNQSIDDNVIRPLSAELALKAQQELGEVPDRIPEDIEALRTWIAKQPHLKAREDAQFLVAFLRGCKYSLEKTKLKLDNFYAMRGAVPELYKNRFVGEKQLNILKTGCLLRLSQPLQPDGPRIHISRYAQYDSNKYSIAEVMQVNTMLGEIQIREDDNAMVSGFVEIIDMKGVTAGHMFQFDVVLIKKLAVLGDKALPYRPKGFHFINAPSTAEKAMSIAKSLMSDKIRKRFHIHSKLETLYQHVPKECLPVEYGGTNGSIQNVVDTWTQKLTDYTEFFEQDVVYGTNEKLRRGQPINSETLFGIEGSFRKLDID, translated from the exons ATGTCGTCCAATCAATCCATCGATGATAATGTCATCCGACCACTCAGCGCTGAATTGGCATTGAAGGCTCAGCAGGAATTGGGCGAGGTGCCCGATCGCATTCCCGAGGACATCGAAGCACTTCGGACATGGATTGCAAAGCAGCCCCACTTGAAAGCACGCGAAGATGCCCAGTTTCTGGTTGCTTTTCTGCGCGGGTGTAAGTACAGCTTGGAGAAGACCAAATTGAAGCTGGACAATTTCTATGCGATGCGAGGTGCAGTTCCTGAGCTCTACAAAAATCGCTTTGTGGGTGAAAAACAGCTGAATATACTCAAGACGGG CTGCCTGTTACGATTGTCGCAACCTTTGCAACCGGATGGACCACGCATTCACATTTCACGATATGCCCAGTACGATTCCAACAAGTATTCCATAGCAGAGGTGATGCAGGTTAACACTATGCTGGGGGAAATTCAAATACGTGAAGATGACAATGCTATGGTATCTGGATTCGTGGAGATTATTGATATGAAAGGCGTGACAGCTGGTCACATGTTCCAGTTCGATGTGGTGCTGATCAAGAAACTCGCCGTGCTGGGTGACAAGGCTTTGCCGTACAGACCCAAAGGTTTCCACTTTATCAACGCACCTTCCACAGCCGAAAAGGCAATGTCCATTGCAAAGAGCTTGATGAGTGACAAAATTCGCAAGCGA ttCCATATACACTCCAAGCTGGAGACACTGTATCAACACGTGCCCAAGGAGTGTCTTCCCGTTGAATACGGAGGCACAAATGGAAGCATACAGAATGTTGTAGACACTTGGACACAAAAACTGACCGACTACACGGAATTCTTTGAACAGGATGTGGTATATGGTACAAATGAGAAACTGCGCCGCGGTCAGCCAATTAACTCGGAGACGCTCTTTGGCATTGAGGGATCATTTCGGAAACTTGACAttgattaa
- the LOC133842907 gene encoding neuropeptide FF receptor 2 — protein sequence MSTNYTDFTFDFSQWDFPEDRIWLHKSIVNIAWKICAFVPLIVFGLYGNFILIYLIATTRSLRSPTNLIIANMATADFFTLLICPIMFMINDFYQNYQLGSVGCKMEGFLVVVFLITAVLNLSAVSYDRLTAIVLPRESRLTLRGARIVIISTWLAGILLSLPLAIYRVYKVRVWRNFTECYCKENTKILPKYWYVLITVLVWLPLGIMLICYTAIFIKLDRYEKRVLSREHPLTVSYKRSVAKTLFIVVIVFVVLRLPFTILVVLRAKYYSTETTVDNGIQLFSYIAQYLIFVNAAVNPIIYGYSNENFRRAYYQLSWVKRRKVSREHRCFYCDFIKRKNVQSKTNVEREPRIDERETTSKATKRLEQTSCQLYENTDHSLNQQIDGEGFI from the exons ATGTCGACAAATTACACGGACTTTACG TTTGACTTTAGCCAATGGGATTTTCCAGAAGACCGCATTTGGTTGCATAAATCAATCGTTAATATTGCTTGGAAGATTTGCGCATTTGTGCCACTAATTGTTTTCGGATTATATGGCAACTTTATTCTCATCTATCTGATTGCCACAACGCGATCGCTGCGATCACCAACTAATTTAATCATAGCCAATATGGCAACCGCTGATTTTTTCACCCTGCTCATCTGCCCGATTATGTTCATGATCAATGACTTCTATCAGAACTATCAGCTGGGCAGCGTTGGCTGCAAGATGGAGGGCTTCTTGGTGGTTGTATTCTTGATCACAGCTGTCCTAAACCTCTCGGCTGTTAGCTACGATCGTCTGACTGCCATCGTGCTACCGCGAGAGTCTCGTCTAACACTTCGAGGTGCTCGCATCGTGATCATTTCTACTTGGCTGGCGGGAATACTGCTTTCATTGCCTCTGGCCATCTACAGGGTCTACAAAGTGCGTGTGTGGCGCAACTTTACGGAATGTTATTGCAAGGAGAACACCAAGATATTGCCTAAGTATTGGTATGTGCTCATCACAGTCTTAGTGTGGCTGCCTCTTGGCATTATGCTAATCTGCTACACGGCCATATTTATCAAG CTGGATCGCTACGAGAAGCGCGTCTTAAGTCGTGAGCATCCGCTGACTGTGAGCTACAAACGCAGCGTAGCCAAAACCCTTTTCATTGTGGTCATTGTCTTTGTGGTGCTTCGCTTGCCGTTCACCATTTTGGTGGTGCTGCGTGCCAAGTATTATAGTACCGAGACGACGGTTGACAATGGCATACAACTCTTTTCGTACATCGCACAGTATCTTATATTTGTGAATGCAGCCGTCAATCCCATCATCTATGGCTACAGCAATGAGAACTTCAGGAGGGCATACTATCAACTATCATGGGTCAAAAGAAGGAAAGTGAGTCGGGAGCATCGTTGTTTCTACTGCGATTTCATAAAGCGCAAGAATGTTCAGTCAAAAACAAATGTCGAACGGGAACCAAGAATAGATGAAAGGGAGACGACGAGCAAGGCAACTAAAAGACTGGAGCAAACATCATGCCAACTTTACGAAAATACCGATCATTCATTAAATCAGCAAATCGATGGAGAAGGTTTCATTTAG
- the LOC133842909 gene encoding alpha-tocopherol transfer protein-like codes for MAELRPLSAELRHIAATELNEVEERVPADLQALRDWIAKQPHLKCRQDDQFLIAFLRGCKFSLEKAKSKLDSFLTIKTMMPELFANRQMDERSIALCRTGTYVQLPKPFGPGGPRIQLTDYSKFDPKVFKLIDLFRYQTLLMERQVREDDNSVISGYIEILDMGSMSLSFLAQIDLPLIKKMGVFGDKAAPARIKGVHFINCPKEAAALLNMCKSLMPAKLQSRFFVYKNLEKLNEVIPREYLPEEYGGSNGRISDIIVNMEKQMLEYNEYLKEDNQYGVNEQLRPGKRLNADTVFGIEGSFRKLDID; via the exons ATGGCCGAGCTACGTCCTCTCAGTGCTGAATTGCGCCACATTGCCGCAACGGAGCTAAATGAGGTGGAGGAGCGAGTGCCAGCTGATTTGCAGGCACTACGGGATTGGATTGCCAAACAGCCGCATCTAAAGTGTCGACAGGATGATCAATTCCTTATCGCCTTTCTGCGCGGCTGCAAATTCAGCTTGGAGAAGGCCAAGTCCAAGTTGGATAGCTTCCTCACCATTAAAACCATGATGCCGGAGTTGTTTGCGAATCGCCAAATGGACGAACGCAGTATTGCCTTGTGCCGCACGGG TACATATGTCCAACTACCCAAGCCCTTTGGACCAGGCGGACCTAGAATTCAGCTCACAGATTATTCCAAGTTTGATCCCAAGGTCTTCAAGTTAATCGATCTCTTTCGCTACCAGACGCTGCTCATGGAGCGTCAGGTGCGCGAAGATGACAATAGTGTCATCAGTGGCTATATTGAAATTCTAGATATGGGTAGTATGAGCCTCAGTTTCCTAGCTCAAATCGATCTTCCGCTCATCAAGAAGATGGGCGTTTTTGGCGATAAAGCAGCACCAGCACGAATCAAGGGAGTTCATTTCATCAACTGCCCTAAGGAGGCGGCTGCACTGCTCAACATGTGCAAGAGTTTAATGCCCGCCAAGCTACAATCTCGA TTCTTCGTCTACAAAAATCTAGAGAAGCTGAACGAGGTTATTCCACGTGAATATTTGCCAGAGGAGTATGGTGGAAGTAATGGACGCATATCTGATATAATAGTCAATATGGAGAAGCAGATGCTCGAGTATAACGAATACCTGAAGGAAGATAACCAATACGGAGTTAATGAACAGCTGCGTCCCGGCAAGAGGTTGAATGCCGACACCGTGTTCGGCATTGAAGGATCCTTTCGCAAATTGGACATCGATTAG